A genomic region of Methanobrevibacter arboriphilus JCM 13429 = DSM 1125 contains the following coding sequences:
- the rpsJ gene encoding 30S ribosomal protein S10 produces the protein MHQARIKLTGTDPNKLNFVCDQLKKIAERTGVDLSGPIPLPTKKLVVPTRKSPDGEGKATWEKWELRIHKRLVGIGADERAMRQVMKVNVPDNVSIEIELKS, from the coding sequence ATGCATCAAGCAAGAATTAAACTTACTGGAACTGACCCAAATAAACTCAACTTTGTCTGTGATCAACTTAAGAAGATTGCTGAACGGACTGGTGTAGATCTTTCAGGTCCAATTCCATTACCAACTAAAAAGTTAGTAGTTCCAACTAGAAAGTCTCCTGATGGAGAAGGAAAAGCTACTTGGGAAAAATGGGAATTGAGAATTCACAAAAGATTAGTTGGAATTGGAGCAGATGAAAGAGCAATGAGACAAGTTATGAAAGTCAATGTTCCAGACAATGTAAGTATTGAAATAGAGCTTAAAAGTTAA
- a CDS encoding LemA family protein: MWWLYLIIGIVIVIILLVIMGLYNGLVGARNKVKNGWAQIDVQLKRRIDLVPNLVETVKGYASHEKTVFTDITEARSNLMNADSVKKAEDANNQLTEAIKSLFAVAENYPDLKASQNFQDLQMQLSETEDKIAYSRQFYNDTVLMYNNKCQMFPSNLIASLFHFNEADFFEANESDKATPSVKF; this comes from the coding sequence ATGTGGTGGTTATACTTAATAATAGGAATAGTTATAGTTATAATTCTTTTAGTCATAATGGGATTATATAATGGTCTTGTTGGTGCAAGGAATAAAGTTAAAAATGGATGGGCTCAGATTGATGTTCAATTGAAAAGAAGAATAGACTTAGTTCCAAATCTAGTTGAAACTGTTAAAGGTTATGCAAGTCATGAAAAAACTGTATTTACTGATATTACTGAAGCAAGATCTAATTTAATGAATGCAGATTCTGTTAAAAAAGCTGAAGATGCTAATAATCAATTGACTGAAGCTATTAAATCTCTTTTTGCTGTAGCTGAAAATTATCCTGATTTAAAAGCTAGTCAGAATTTCCAAGATTTACAGATGCAATTATCTGAAACAGAAGATAAAATAGCATATTCTCGTCAGTTTTATAATGATACTGTTTTGATGTATAATAATAAGTGTCAAATGTTTCCATCAAATTTGATTGCTTCTTTATTTCATTTTAATGAAGCTGATTTCTTTGAAGCTAATGAATCTGATAAGGCAACTCCATCTGTTAAATTTTAG
- a CDS encoding DUF2207 domain-containing protein, whose product MDKKSLILIFLLAFISLAIFTSANFAEDGDRSYSVPFANINLYIQENGSIHVVETLHYSFSGTYRGVNRYIPLKTGESIENLKITTKGAYSTFNSSRNGDQEDITVYLYSNSEKTIPVTNKDVEVTYEYDFLNVINLYNDGATLHYTLWGSGWDFNLGKLNTYVHLNNNTGVKYWLNPSDLVLSDNWDGNTIRSTSNPINSGDLLELRMVLPKDYFNDPTYANINEGNGVASFENLQKEYEDGTNFFGVFYNVLAILMILIAIIPVFIYFKYGREPKITYQGIYEHEPPTKESPAFVNALYKGNVGSVDMNAFKATILNLVNKKYIKMENFDDNYSTKSKNEEESNSPSISFDDSLDKSNLENSEKRAFDVLKVFADNQNKLDLHKFENDMKDEFHAKKFREYFKTWSSDVEYEANIGIERLFISKGYDLAIIVGIIGIVLSGLLLFLILTDFIPFNFVASLSNLFYASILLLIVSIITVILPNHIFGRWTIEGRENEEKWNNFKKYLNDFSLIKEHPPSSIAIWNKYLVYATALGVAKSVQKAMEKLIPGEVLDSSDSYIFYSYGGTYLLFSSFDSGISTANSADSSSGGGGFGGGSGGGGGGAF is encoded by the coding sequence ATGGATAAAAAATCACTAATTCTTATATTTTTATTAGCTTTTATTTCTTTAGCTATTTTCACTAGTGCTAACTTTGCAGAGGATGGAGATAGAAGTTATTCTGTTCCATTTGCGAATATTAATTTATATATTCAAGAAAATGGTAGTATTCATGTAGTTGAAACATTACATTATTCTTTTTCTGGAACTTATCGCGGTGTTAATAGGTATATTCCATTAAAAACTGGGGAATCAATTGAAAATCTTAAAATCACTACAAAAGGTGCTTATTCCACATTTAATTCTAGTAGAAATGGTGATCAGGAAGATATAACTGTTTATCTATATTCAAATTCTGAAAAAACGATTCCTGTTACTAATAAAGATGTTGAGGTAACTTATGAGTATGATTTTTTAAATGTTATCAACTTATACAATGATGGAGCTACTCTTCATTATACTTTATGGGGAAGTGGATGGGATTTTAATTTAGGTAAACTCAATACATATGTTCATTTAAACAATAACACTGGGGTAAAATATTGGTTAAACCCTTCTGATTTAGTTTTAAGTGATAATTGGGATGGAAATACTATTAGATCTACTTCTAATCCGATAAATTCTGGAGATCTTCTTGAATTAAGGATGGTTTTACCTAAAGATTACTTTAATGATCCAACTTATGCTAATATTAATGAAGGAAATGGTGTAGCTAGCTTTGAAAATTTACAAAAGGAATATGAAGATGGAACAAATTTTTTTGGAGTATTTTATAATGTTTTAGCTATACTCATGATTCTAATAGCTATTATTCCTGTTTTTATATACTTTAAATATGGAAGAGAACCTAAAATTACATATCAAGGGATTTATGAACATGAACCTCCTACTAAAGAATCTCCTGCCTTTGTAAATGCATTATATAAAGGTAATGTTGGTTCTGTGGATATGAATGCTTTTAAAGCTACGATTTTAAATTTAGTAAACAAAAAATATATTAAAATGGAAAATTTTGATGATAATTATTCTACTAAATCAAAAAATGAAGAAGAATCGAACAGTCCTTCTATAAGTTTTGATGATAGTTTGGATAAGTCAAATCTTGAAAATTCCGAAAAAAGAGCTTTTGATGTTTTAAAAGTATTTGCAGATAATCAAAACAAGCTTGATTTACATAAGTTTGAAAATGATATGAAAGATGAGTTTCATGCTAAAAAGTTCAGAGAGTATTTCAAAACTTGGTCTAGTGATGTTGAATATGAAGCAAATATTGGTATTGAAAGACTCTTTATTTCTAAGGGGTATGATCTAGCTATTATAGTAGGAATTATAGGAATTGTTTTATCAGGATTATTATTATTTTTAATATTAACTGATTTTATACCATTTAACTTTGTTGCATCTTTAAGTAACTTATTTTATGCCTCAATTTTATTACTTATAGTTTCTATTATAACTGTAATCTTACCTAATCATATTTTTGGGCGTTGGACTATTGAAGGTAGGGAAAATGAAGAAAAATGGAATAATTTTAAAAAATATTTAAATGATTTTAGTTTGATTAAAGAGCACCCTCCAAGTTCTATTGCTATATGGAATAAATATTTAGTTTATGCAACTGCATTAGGTGTTGCAAAATCTGTTCAAAAAGCTATGGAGAAACTAATACCTGGAGAAGTTTTGGATTCTAGTGATAGCTATATCTTTTATAGTTATGGTGGTACATACTTATTGTTTTCAAGCTTTGATTCTGGAATATCCACAGCTAATTCTGCTGATTCCTCTTCTGGTGGTGGAGGCTTCGGTGGAGGCTCAGGTGGTGGGGGTGGTGGAGCATTTTAA
- a CDS encoding UPF0146 family protein has translation MWNDFGEYIVSYCNNISDKFEDSNCKIIEIAIGKFFGVSKYLLNCSNCSNINFIATDISPSNKNILFDDVRNPNMDIYHGADLIYSIRPPQEIQPYIENISSEVGADLIIKPLFNEDLNLKLKMRLVNFKKAIFYESKGIQDIKTKY, from the coding sequence ATGTGGAATGATTTTGGGGAATATATAGTTAGTTATTGTAATAATATTAGTGATAAATTTGAGGATTCTAATTGCAAAATTATTGAAATAGCTATCGGTAAATTCTTTGGAGTTTCAAAGTACCTTCTTAATTGTTCTAATTGTAGTAATATAAATTTTATAGCGACTGATATTAGTCCTTCAAATAAAAATATTCTTTTTGATGATGTTAGAAATCCTAATATGGATATTTACCATGGGGCTGACTTAATATATTCTATTCGCCCTCCACAAGAAATTCAACCTTATATTGAGAATATCTCATCTGAAGTAGGTGCTGATCTGATTATTAAACCTTTATTCAATGAAGATTTAAATTTAAAATTAAAAATGAGACTTGTTAATTTTAAAAAAGCTATTTTTTATGAAAGTAAAGGTATTCAAGATATAAAAACAAAATATTAA
- a CDS encoding cation-translocating P-type ATPase codes for MTSLDKIFKKYETGANGLTQDEANIRLVKYGKNELEEDEKDHPIKLFFMQFVDILIALLIVAAIAAFFVGEVVDSIVILIVVILNAVIGFIQEYRAEKAMEKLKSLVSTEAVVKRDGEFEKISGTELTIGDIVVVEEGDKIPADLIMIETSDLKIDESSLTGESLPVLKDSNSDISYKGSGVEGNEDAILNIDKSSHDENVRKRFSYMDSNVISGRGMGIVIAIGMNTSIGKIAEMIQDEDTKTPLQEKIANLSKTLGLIAVVVCVLVFALQFFQGHDLVSTFMTAVSLAVAAVPEGLPAILTLTLALGMQQMAKSNAVVRKLLAVETLGSCTVVCTDKTGTLTLNKMTVRDAKFTNEKKALEICALCNNSSIKDGKIIGDPTDAAIMLYGEDNGYLKSDLENKYPRIKEIPLDSVRKRMTTIHERINNNVNNTDGSDIITDNNLYVFSKGAPEIILSLCKYIDNDGTIEILEDETKETISNNIKGMTSSALRVLALAYKKVENNNDKASDKDIDLSYDGINNLIEDPDEVEKDLIFVGLAGMMDPPRQEAKDAVASCKTAGIKVVMITGDHQSTASSIAQEIGIFTDGKVLTGAELDKLDENQFMDVVQDVQVYARVYPEQKVRIVEALQKHKNVVSMTGDGVNDAPALKKASIGVAMGSGTDVSKESSDMIIQDDNFATIVQAIKEGRKIFDNIKRFVKFQVSTNVGAILTIVSASLLSLPVPFNPIQILWINIIMDGPPAQSLGTEGAEDNIMNRAPEKGNILNKNTLTRIIIAGVVMAVGTLALYFYELSSTDGNIKISTTVAFTVFVMYQLFNAINNRANSNEKNNFFWIAISISFLLQLLVIYLPYLQGIFRTTAIGITEWILIVIVAATILASEKILNRFMTKN; via the coding sequence ATGACTAGTTTAGATAAGATTTTTAAAAAATATGAAACTGGTGCTAATGGTTTAACTCAAGATGAAGCTAATATTCGTTTAGTTAAATATGGTAAGAATGAATTAGAGGAAGATGAAAAGGATCATCCTATTAAACTATTTTTCATGCAGTTTGTAGATATATTAATCGCTCTTTTAATAGTAGCAGCTATAGCAGCATTTTTTGTAGGTGAAGTTGTTGATTCTATAGTAATTTTAATAGTTGTAATATTAAACGCGGTTATTGGTTTTATTCAAGAATACCGTGCTGAAAAAGCTATGGAAAAATTAAAAAGTTTAGTATCTACAGAAGCAGTAGTAAAGCGAGATGGGGAATTTGAGAAAATATCTGGAACTGAACTTACTATTGGGGATATTGTTGTTGTGGAAGAAGGAGATAAGATTCCCGCAGACCTTATAATGATTGAAACATCTGATTTAAAAATAGATGAATCTTCTCTTACTGGAGAATCTTTACCTGTACTTAAAGATAGTAATAGTGATATCAGCTATAAAGGTAGTGGTGTTGAAGGTAATGAAGATGCTATTTTAAATATTGATAAAAGTTCGCATGATGAAAATGTAAGAAAGAGATTTTCTTATATGGATTCTAATGTTATTTCTGGTAGGGGTATGGGTATTGTAATAGCTATTGGTATGAATACTTCTATTGGTAAAATAGCTGAAATGATTCAGGATGAAGATACAAAAACACCATTACAGGAGAAGATAGCTAATTTAAGTAAAACACTAGGACTTATAGCTGTTGTTGTTTGTGTACTTGTTTTTGCTTTACAATTTTTCCAGGGGCATGACCTTGTTTCAACATTCATGACTGCTGTTTCCTTAGCTGTTGCTGCTGTACCTGAAGGTCTTCCAGCTATCTTAACACTTACTCTTGCATTAGGAATGCAACAAATGGCTAAATCTAATGCTGTTGTTAGAAAACTTTTAGCTGTCGAGACTCTTGGATCTTGTACTGTTGTTTGTACTGATAAAACTGGAACTCTTACATTAAATAAGATGACTGTAAGAGATGCAAAGTTTACTAATGAGAAAAAAGCACTTGAAATTTGTGCTTTGTGTAATAATTCAAGTATTAAAGATGGAAAAATTATTGGAGATCCAACTGATGCAGCAATAATGTTGTATGGTGAAGATAATGGATATTTAAAATCTGATCTTGAAAATAAGTATCCTAGAATTAAAGAAATCCCATTGGATAGTGTTAGAAAAAGAATGACTACTATTCATGAAAGAATAAATAATAATGTTAATAATACTGATGGTTCAGATATAATCACTGATAATAATTTGTATGTTTTTAGTAAAGGTGCTCCAGAAATCATTTTAAGTTTATGTAAATATATAGATAATGATGGAACTATTGAAATTCTTGAGGATGAAACTAAGGAAACTATTAGTAATAATATCAAGGGGATGACAAGTTCAGCCCTTAGAGTTTTAGCACTTGCTTATAAAAAAGTTGAAAATAATAATGATAAAGCTAGTGATAAAGATATTGATCTTAGTTATGATGGTATTAATAATTTAATTGAAGATCCTGATGAGGTTGAAAAAGACCTTATATTTGTTGGTTTAGCTGGAATGATGGATCCTCCAAGACAAGAAGCTAAAGATGCAGTTGCATCATGTAAAACAGCTGGAATAAAAGTTGTAATGATTACTGGAGATCATCAATCTACTGCATCATCAATTGCACAAGAAATTGGGATTTTTACTGATGGAAAAGTTTTAACTGGTGCAGAACTTGATAAACTTGATGAAAATCAGTTTATGGATGTAGTACAAGATGTTCAAGTATATGCTAGGGTATATCCAGAACAAAAAGTTAGAATTGTTGAAGCTCTTCAAAAACATAAGAATGTTGTTTCAATGACTGGTGATGGGGTGAATGATGCTCCTGCACTTAAAAAAGCTTCAATTGGAGTAGCTATGGGAAGTGGAACTGATGTTTCAAAAGAATCCTCTGATATGATTATTCAGGATGATAATTTTGCAACTATTGTTCAAGCTATTAAAGAAGGAAGGAAAATATTCGATAATATAAAACGTTTTGTTAAATTCCAAGTTTCAACAAATGTCGGAGCTATCTTAACAATTGTCTCTGCATCTTTACTTAGTTTACCAGTTCCATTTAACCCTATTCAAATTCTTTGGATAAATATTATAATGGATGGACCTCCTGCTCAATCACTTGGTACAGAAGGTGCTGAAGATAATATAATGAATAGGGCACCAGAAAAAGGAAATATATTAAACAAAAACACCCTCACTAGGATAATTATTGCAGGTGTTGTAATGGCTGTTGGTACTTTAGCTCTTTATTTCTATGAATTGAGTTCTACTGATGGAAATATAAAAATATCAACTACTGTTGCTTTTACAGTATTTGTAATGTATCAGCTATTCAATGCAATCAACAATA